The following are encoded in a window of Lichenicola cladoniae genomic DNA:
- a CDS encoding DUF1328 domain-containing protein — MLKLAIIFFVVSLIAGFFGFSGVSAATAGIAKILFFIAIAIFVIFILIAILAGKAIF, encoded by the coding sequence ATGCTTAAATTGGCCATCATCTTCTTCGTGGTCTCGCTGATCGCGGGTTTTTTCGGCTTCTCGGGCGTGTCTGCGGCGACAGCGGGCATCGCCAAGATCCTGTTTTTCATAGCCATCGCGATCTTCGTGATCTTCATTCTAATCGCGATCCTTGCGGGCAAGGCGATCTTCTGA
- a CDS encoding DUF2254 domain-containing protein — protein sequence MIARLRKFFSDLGERFWVLPALMVLCGILGAVGVVHLDRSGVVPEWLIAGPWLYNGGATGARTLLGAVASSTIGVAGTVFSITIAALSLAAGQMGPRLLRNFTRDRGNQFTLGTFLGTFSFSLMVLRSVRTPSEGEFVPHLSLTISIVLAFVSVGTLVFFVGHMAGRINVDTVIELVSLEVRSGIARLTTDHPQPAVPDPSIWNGADIVSDARQGYLQQLEGDGLADWAAKHRTAIRLLVRPGDYVFPGAAIAVMIPLVDGAEAAIRDATALGAQRVSSADLEFALRQLVEVAVRALSPGINDPHTAMSVLDRLGAALCELEGRHLGSGVFLRQDRPVLVVPRITYDGLCDGMFNLIRQNAAGSVAVLIRILEVLVSAAGVETVAERLDTLQRHAALVLDDATRSVANPDDLDDLRQRHHAFMSMRRHGPAGPAVAQA from the coding sequence ATGATCGCACGCCTGCGTAAGTTCTTCAGCGACCTTGGCGAGAGGTTCTGGGTGCTCCCTGCGCTGATGGTCCTCTGTGGGATCCTGGGGGCCGTCGGCGTGGTGCATCTCGACCGAAGCGGCGTCGTGCCGGAATGGCTGATCGCCGGCCCCTGGCTCTACAATGGTGGCGCGACCGGGGCCCGCACGCTGCTGGGGGCGGTCGCGTCCTCGACGATCGGGGTTGCCGGAACGGTCTTCTCCATAACCATTGCCGCGCTGTCGTTGGCGGCCGGCCAGATGGGACCGAGGCTGCTGCGCAACTTCACCCGTGACCGCGGCAACCAGTTCACGCTCGGCACCTTCCTCGGTACCTTCTCGTTCAGCCTGATGGTGCTCAGGAGCGTGCGTACACCGAGCGAGGGCGAGTTTGTCCCGCACCTGTCGCTCACCATCAGCATCGTGCTCGCCTTCGTTTCAGTCGGCACGCTGGTTTTCTTCGTCGGCCACATGGCGGGACGGATCAACGTCGACACGGTGATCGAGCTGGTCTCCCTGGAGGTCAGGTCTGGTATCGCGCGCCTGACCACCGACCATCCGCAGCCGGCGGTGCCGGATCCGTCGATCTGGAATGGCGCGGACATCGTCAGCGATGCACGGCAGGGCTACCTGCAGCAGCTCGAGGGAGACGGGCTGGCGGACTGGGCGGCGAAGCACCGGACCGCGATCCGGCTGCTGGTGCGGCCCGGCGACTACGTGTTCCCGGGTGCTGCCATCGCCGTGATGATCCCGCTGGTCGACGGCGCCGAAGCCGCCATCCGCGACGCAACCGCGCTCGGCGCGCAGCGCGTGAGCTCGGCCGACCTGGAATTCGCGCTGCGGCAGCTGGTCGAGGTGGCGGTGCGCGCGCTCTCGCCCGGCATCAACGACCCGCACACGGCGATGAGCGTGCTCGACCGGCTCGGCGCCGCCTTGTGCGAGCTGGAGGGACGCCATCTCGGCAGCGGCGTGTTCCTGCGGCAGGACCGGCCCGTGCTGGTGGTGCCGAGGATCACCTATGACGGGCTATGCGATGGCATGTTCAACCTGATCCGCCAGAACGCCGCCGGCAGCGTTGCCGTGCTGATCCGAATCCTCGAGGTGCTGGTCTCGGCCGCGGGGGTCGAGACAGTCGCCGAGCGGCTGGACACGCTGCAGCGCCATGCTGCCCTCGTCCTGGACGACGCCACGCGCAGTGTCGCCAATCCAGACGACCTCGACGACCTCAGGCAGCGCCACCACGCCTTCATGAGCATGCGCCGGCACGGACCCGCCGGACCGGCCGTAGCCCAAGCCTGA
- a CDS encoding penicillin acylase family protein codes for MSGVDNHPGRPGLFFSALAAALYIASVPRADARSGDDLSALRQEASQVTIVRDDWGIAHVHGHTDRDAVFGMAYTQAEDDFNRVETNYLTALGRTAEASGEAAIWQDLRQRLFIDPTVLKADYAASPASLRLLMDGWADGLNWYLATHPDVRPLVIRHFEPWMALSFTEGSIGGDTERVPLKELQDFYGTPGTTATPVVPATATRSGLVAPKEPGGSNGIAIAPANTRDGHALLLINPHTSFFFRSELQMTSDEGLDAYGAVTWGQFFVYQGFNQHIGWMHTSSGVDAVDEFTETVTRHGNRLLYRYGNEERPVTVTKLQVRYRTPSGSMASRSFAVYGTHHGPVIRAAGSKWISIALMNTPVAALSQSWLRTKSFDYASFLKIAVQFNANSSNNTIFADDKGEIAYLHPQFIPSRDDRFDYTRPVNGADPASDWKGLVPFERTPHVVDPPNGWVMNTNDWPYSAAGPFSPKELDFPRYMDSFGENPRGMHATRLLTGTKGWTLEGLNRAAFDPYLPAFAKLIPPLLQSYDGMPGSDPLKVKLRDQVMMLRGWDDRWSAGSIPTSLAVFWGEDMWARAAAGAKTAGISPYDWMEDRIPPREKLQALAEASDRIAHDFGDWRTPWGRINRFQRLDDQIDSHFSDAQPSIPVPFTSSRWGSLASFGAHAYPNTRKWYGTLGNSFVAAVEFGPRIRAVAVTAGGESGHPGSPHFEDEADRYATGHLREVYFYPDQLKGHTERTYHPGL; via the coding sequence ATGAGCGGCGTTGATAATCACCCGGGACGGCCCGGCCTGTTCTTTTCCGCTCTGGCAGCAGCGCTGTACATCGCGAGCGTGCCGCGTGCCGACGCTCGGAGCGGCGATGATCTATCGGCGCTACGGCAGGAAGCGTCGCAGGTCACGATCGTCAGGGACGATTGGGGCATCGCGCATGTCCACGGCCATACCGACCGCGATGCCGTGTTCGGCATGGCCTACACGCAGGCGGAGGACGACTTCAACCGAGTCGAGACCAACTATCTCACCGCTCTCGGCCGCACGGCGGAGGCAAGCGGCGAAGCGGCGATCTGGCAGGACCTGCGCCAGAGACTGTTCATCGATCCGACGGTGCTGAAGGCTGACTACGCCGCAAGCCCCGCCTCGCTGCGGTTGCTGATGGACGGATGGGCGGACGGGCTGAACTGGTATCTCGCGACTCATCCCGACGTCAGGCCGCTCGTGATCCGGCACTTCGAGCCGTGGATGGCGCTGAGCTTCACCGAAGGCAGCATCGGTGGCGATACCGAGCGCGTGCCGCTGAAAGAGTTGCAGGACTTCTACGGAACGCCGGGCACCACGGCGACGCCTGTGGTCCCCGCGACTGCAACGCGATCCGGGCTCGTCGCGCCGAAGGAGCCTGGCGGGTCGAACGGGATCGCCATAGCGCCCGCCAACACGCGCGATGGGCACGCGCTGCTGCTGATCAATCCGCACACCTCGTTCTTCTTCCGCTCCGAATTGCAGATGACCAGCGACGAGGGTCTCGACGCGTATGGCGCGGTTACCTGGGGGCAGTTCTTCGTCTACCAGGGCTTCAACCAGCATATCGGGTGGATGCACACGTCGAGCGGCGTGGATGCGGTAGACGAATTCACTGAGACGGTCACGCGCCACGGAAACCGGCTGTTGTATCGCTATGGGAACGAGGAGCGGCCGGTCACCGTCACGAAGCTGCAGGTGCGGTATCGCACCCCGTCCGGGAGCATGGCGTCCCGGAGCTTCGCGGTGTATGGCACGCACCATGGCCCTGTCATCCGTGCAGCCGGCAGCAAGTGGATCAGCATTGCGCTGATGAATACGCCGGTCGCCGCGCTCAGCCAGTCCTGGCTGCGGACGAAGTCCTTCGATTACGCGTCGTTCCTGAAGATCGCTGTACAGTTCAACGCGAACTCTTCCAACAATACCATCTTTGCCGATGACAAGGGCGAGATTGCATATCTGCATCCGCAGTTCATCCCCTCTCGCGACGATCGCTTCGACTACACACGCCCAGTGAACGGGGCCGATCCCGCAAGCGACTGGAAGGGGCTGGTGCCGTTCGAGCGGACGCCGCATGTGGTCGATCCGCCGAATGGTTGGGTCATGAACACCAATGACTGGCCGTATTCGGCAGCTGGTCCGTTCAGCCCAAAAGAACTCGACTTTCCTCGCTACATGGACAGCTTCGGCGAGAACCCACGCGGCATGCATGCGACACGGCTCCTCACCGGCACCAAGGGCTGGACACTGGAGGGGTTGAACCGCGCAGCATTCGACCCCTACCTGCCGGCTTTCGCAAAACTCATCCCGCCTCTGCTGCAGTCCTATGACGGGATGCCCGGTTCGGATCCGTTGAAGGTGAAGCTCCGGGACCAGGTCATGATGCTTCGGGGGTGGGACGACCGCTGGAGTGCCGGGTCGATACCGACTTCGCTGGCGGTATTCTGGGGAGAAGACATGTGGGCACGCGCCGCGGCAGGCGCAAAGACCGCCGGGATATCGCCCTATGACTGGATGGAAGACCGCATCCCGCCGCGCGAGAAGCTTCAGGCGCTCGCGGAAGCGTCCGACCGGATCGCGCACGATTTCGGCGACTGGCGGACGCCATGGGGCCGGATCAATCGCTTCCAGCGGCTCGATGACCAGATCGACTCGCATTTCAGCGATGCGCAGCCGAGCATACCGGTACCGTTTACCTCGAGCCGCTGGGGCTCGCTCGCCTCGTTCGGCGCGCATGCTTACCCGAACACGCGGAAATGGTATGGCACGCTGGGCAACAGCTTTGTTGCCGCGGTGGAGTTTGGGCCACGCATCCGGGCAGTCGCGGTGACCGCCGGTGGCGAGAGCGGCCATCCCGGATCACCGCACTTCGAGGACGAGGCCGATCGCTATGCCACCGGCCATTTGCGGGAGGTCTATTTCTATCCGGACCAGCTCAAGGGCCATACCGAGCGGACATACCATCCGGGGCTATAG
- a CDS encoding mechanosensitive ion channel family protein: MHFLGVDWVGVNPQNGRKLLLSIAFIAGVLGASALIRGLIGLLLRRTDHAGTQTRFWMRQAVSLFSAVVLILGLLSIWFSDPTRLATAFGLLSAGLAFALQQVVTSVAGYFVILRGSTFTVGDRISMGGVRGDVMRLGFIQTTIMEMGQPPSVQGADPAVWVRSRQFTGRIVTVSNSKIFSEPVFNYTRDFPFIWEEMAIWITYKADRARAEQILLDAAHRHAIDPNGIATREKDDMQGRFGVNPIDLDPRVFVRMTDNWIELSVRFIVDTHGVRGTKDAMSRDIIEALEQAGIGIASATYDIVGLPPIEIRQSPPSEAPDQTKKNASPNTI, encoded by the coding sequence ATGCATTTCCTGGGTGTCGACTGGGTCGGCGTCAATCCGCAGAACGGCCGCAAGCTGCTGCTCTCGATCGCCTTCATTGCCGGCGTGCTGGGGGCGAGCGCGCTCATCCGTGGTCTGATCGGGCTATTACTGCGCCGCACCGACCATGCCGGCACGCAGACGCGCTTCTGGATGCGCCAGGCGGTCAGCCTGTTCTCGGCGGTGGTGCTGATCCTCGGCCTGCTGTCGATCTGGTTCAGCGACCCGACCCGGCTCGCCACCGCCTTCGGGCTGCTCTCGGCCGGCCTCGCCTTCGCCCTGCAGCAGGTGGTGACGTCGGTCGCCGGGTATTTCGTCATCCTGCGCGGCAGCACCTTCACCGTCGGCGATCGCATATCGATGGGCGGCGTGCGCGGCGACGTGATGCGGCTCGGCTTCATCCAGACCACCATCATGGAAATGGGCCAGCCGCCGAGCGTCCAGGGCGCAGATCCCGCGGTGTGGGTGCGGAGCCGGCAGTTCACCGGGCGGATCGTGACCGTCAGCAACTCGAAGATCTTCTCCGAGCCGGTCTTCAACTACACACGCGACTTCCCCTTCATCTGGGAGGAGATGGCGATCTGGATCACCTACAAGGCCGATCGGGCCCGCGCCGAGCAGATCCTGCTGGATGCCGCACATCGCCACGCGATCGATCCGAACGGCATCGCGACCAGGGAAAAGGATGACATGCAGGGGCGCTTCGGCGTCAACCCGATCGACCTCGATCCCCGCGTGTTTGTCCGCATGACCGACAACTGGATCGAACTCTCGGTGCGATTCATCGTCGACACCCACGGCGTGCGCGGCACCAAGGACGCAATGAGCCGCGACATCATCGAGGCCCTCGAACAGGCCGGCATCGGCATCGCGTCGGCAACCTATGACATAGTCGGCCTTCCGCCGATCGAGATCCGCCAGTCCCCGCCTTCGGAAGCGCCGGATCAGACGAAGAAGAACGCGAGCCCGAACACGATATAG
- the cax gene encoding calcium/proton exchanger — protein MIRLGLLLLVPVAPLLHYLFHVSPIWVFLAGILAVAVLADWIRAATEQLAGHTGPAVGGLLTISLGSVAELLLALFVLMQGEADVVHAQITGSILGTSLLGLGLAIVVGSWGRERQSFKRERAGLLSSLLILVVIALLLPAAFDYTGRHIANSAGIAGRDESLSLAVSVVLLLIYVANLAYTLITHRDVFASGEPEGQPDWSIARSLAVLIGATVAAALESEMVSGALTEAASTLHLTPIFLGVIVIALVGTISDLFAAVWFARQNRMGLVMSICIGSAIQVALVVAPLLVILSWLFGHPMTLVFEDPLDLFAIAGTAFIVNAIAGDGETTWFEGVLLIGVYIVFGLAFFFV, from the coding sequence ATGATCCGGCTCGGCCTGCTGCTGCTGGTGCCGGTGGCGCCGCTGCTCCATTACCTGTTCCATGTCTCGCCGATCTGGGTGTTTCTCGCCGGCATCCTTGCGGTGGCGGTGCTGGCGGACTGGATCCGGGCGGCGACCGAGCAGCTGGCCGGTCATACCGGTCCGGCAGTGGGTGGCCTGCTGACCATCAGTCTCGGCAGCGTCGCCGAGTTGCTGCTCGCTTTGTTCGTGCTGATGCAAGGCGAGGCGGACGTCGTGCACGCCCAGATCACCGGCTCGATCCTGGGTACGAGCCTGCTCGGGCTCGGCTTGGCGATCGTCGTCGGTAGCTGGGGGCGCGAGCGCCAATCCTTCAAACGCGAACGTGCCGGCCTGTTGTCCAGCCTGCTGATCCTGGTGGTGATCGCGCTGCTGCTGCCAGCCGCCTTCGACTACACCGGCCGTCACATTGCCAACTCGGCTGGTATCGCCGGTCGCGACGAATCGCTGAGCCTGGCAGTCTCTGTCGTGCTGCTGCTGATATATGTCGCCAATCTCGCCTACACGCTGATCACACACCGCGATGTATTTGCATCCGGCGAGCCGGAGGGCCAACCGGATTGGTCGATCGCCCGCAGCCTCGCCGTGCTGATCGGGGCCACGGTCGCTGCCGCGCTGGAGAGCGAGATGGTGTCCGGCGCACTGACCGAGGCCGCCTCGACGCTGCATCTGACGCCGATCTTCCTCGGCGTCATCGTCATCGCCCTGGTCGGCACAATCTCCGACCTGTTCGCGGCGGTTTGGTTCGCCCGCCAGAACCGGATGGGGCTGGTGATGAGCATCTGCATCGGGTCCGCAATCCAGGTGGCGCTGGTGGTGGCGCCGCTGCTGGTGATCCTCTCCTGGCTGTTCGGCCATCCGATGACGCTGGTTTTCGAGGATCCGCTCGACCTGTTCGCGATCGCAGGCACCGCCTTCATCGTCAACGCGATCGCCGGCGATGGCGAGACCACCTGGTTCGAAGGCGTGCTGCTGATCGGCGTCTATATCGTGTTCGGGCTCGCGTTCTTCTTCGTCTGA
- a CDS encoding DUF4142 domain-containing protein gives MIRRLIFAALLPLLAVGGCAGSGTGETTATVPANDSQFVQTAGQDNLAEELAASYASTGARSLAVKTFAFRMMADHANMAIGMRQVATAQGMTVPTSPSDTQIAEITAMSASHGGAFDKAYVAQEITRHKAMLQAYQGEVASGTDPAIKKYASDRLPVVQYNLKAAEALLSQS, from the coding sequence ATGATCCGCCGCTTGATCTTCGCTGCCCTACTCCCTCTTCTCGCAGTCGGCGGCTGCGCCGGCTCCGGCACAGGTGAGACAACCGCAACTGTTCCAGCGAACGATTCACAGTTCGTGCAGACCGCCGGCCAGGACAATCTGGCGGAAGAACTGGCCGCCAGCTACGCCTCCACGGGCGCCCGGTCGCTGGCTGTCAAGACGTTTGCCTTTAGGATGATGGCAGATCACGCCAACATGGCAATCGGCATGCGACAGGTGGCGACCGCGCAGGGCATGACGGTTCCCACCTCGCCGAGCGACACGCAGATCGCCGAAATCACCGCGATGTCGGCAAGCCACGGCGGCGCGTTCGACAAGGCGTATGTCGCGCAGGAAATCACCCGTCACAAGGCGATGCTGCAGGCCTATCAGGGCGAGGTCGCCTCCGGAACCGACCCCGCCATCAAGAAGTATGCGAGCGACCGGCTGCCGGTGGTGCAGTATAATCTGAAAGCTGCCGAGGCATTGCTCTCGCAAAGCTAA
- a CDS encoding cation:proton antiporter domain-containing protein yields MTIPDPWLLAFSVTALLLLLGASSGLVNSELWMSEPLVCALAGILLGPVVFGFIRIDPGHDPTARAVFREARRVTLAIAVLASAVRLPRGWLRRHWRSLSVALGPGMLLMWAAGTAVAWVCLGLPLLDCALVGAILAPTDPVLSAPVVSGPLARRTVPDDLRHAINAESGINDGLAQPFVMIPLFLILATRPGLHGHGIGDWLLQVLAIEIGSAVVLGAAAGWAAGVCLRWAGRHPDAERSSLLTIALALALATLAGLQAIGGNGVLGAFVAGAVLNESFSEQHEEHQEHFNEAVARFFDLPIMFLLGAAAPWADWYQMGWRAPVFVLCILLFRRLPAWLLLGGLMSWTRPFSHRLFAGWFGPVGAAALFYACDAQGATGIGALWPVVSLAAAASVVAHGITGTHLSVFLGRSRQRGNAA; encoded by the coding sequence ATGACGATTCCCGATCCCTGGCTGCTCGCCTTCTCCGTCACCGCGCTGCTGCTGCTGCTGGGCGCCTCCTCCGGGCTGGTCAATTCCGAGCTCTGGATGTCGGAGCCTCTGGTCTGCGCGCTCGCCGGCATCCTGCTGGGCCCGGTGGTGTTCGGCTTCATCCGGATCGATCCCGGGCACGACCCGACCGCCCGCGCCGTGTTCCGGGAGGCCCGCCGGGTGACGCTGGCGATCGCGGTGCTCGCGTCGGCGGTCCGGCTGCCGCGCGGCTGGCTGCGCCGGCACTGGCGCAGCCTGTCGGTGGCGCTGGGGCCGGGCATGCTGCTGATGTGGGCCGCCGGCACCGCGGTCGCATGGGTCTGCCTCGGCCTGCCGCTGTTGGATTGCGCACTGGTGGGCGCGATCCTGGCGCCGACCGATCCGGTGCTGTCGGCGCCGGTGGTCAGTGGCCCGCTTGCCCGGCGGACCGTCCCGGACGATCTCCGCCATGCCATCAACGCCGAGAGCGGCATCAATGACGGGCTGGCGCAACCGTTCGTCATGATCCCGCTGTTCCTCATCCTGGCCACCCGACCGGGCTTGCATGGCCACGGCATCGGCGACTGGCTGCTGCAGGTGCTAGCGATCGAGATCGGCAGCGCCGTCGTGCTCGGCGCCGCCGCAGGCTGGGCCGCCGGCGTCTGCCTGCGCTGGGCAGGCCGTCATCCCGACGCCGAGCGCTCCTCTCTGCTGACCATCGCGCTCGCCCTGGCGCTCGCCACCCTGGCCGGGCTGCAGGCGATCGGCGGCAACGGCGTGCTCGGCGCGTTCGTGGCAGGCGCGGTGTTGAACGAGAGCTTCAGCGAGCAGCACGAGGAGCACCAGGAGCATTTCAACGAGGCGGTCGCCCGCTTCTTCGACCTGCCAATCATGTTCCTGCTCGGTGCCGCAGCACCGTGGGCGGACTGGTATCAGATGGGCTGGCGCGCACCTGTCTTCGTGCTGTGCATCCTGCTGTTCCGCCGGCTGCCGGCCTGGCTGCTGCTGGGCGGCCTGATGTCGTGGACCCGCCCGTTCTCGCATCGTCTGTTCGCCGGCTGGTTCGGGCCGGTCGGGGCGGCTGCCCTGTTCTATGCCTGCGACGCCCAGGGCGCGACCGGGATCGGCGCGCTCTGGCCGGTGGTGAGCCTGGCCGCCGCCGCCTCGGTGGTGGCGCATGGCATCACCGGCACGCATCTGTCGGTCTTTCTTGGCCGCAGCCGGCAGCGCGGGAACGCCGCATGA
- a CDS encoding LysR family transcriptional regulator: MTLEQLRIFVAVAERQHVTAAARALNLTQSAVSNALAALEERHAIHLFDRVGRGVVLNENGRVFLGEAQAVLARARLAETTLADLGGLRRGRLAVFASQTIAGYWLPEQLVRFHERHPAVELDVQVGNTREVAQAVLDGAAELGFVEGELDHPLLEQQDVGQDRLVILVHPSHAWANGKRLLGHDLSLAVWVMREQGSGTRSSLEAALTAAGCDPSALLVAMTLPSNEAVLSAVQAGAGVTALSEHVARSALAAGQLAAARYKLPERRFHMLRHRDRYSSRAADALVAAIGETENQAGSPDLERERSLVQGRPVRSRTPCD, translated from the coding sequence ATGACGCTTGAGCAGCTTCGCATCTTCGTCGCGGTCGCGGAGCGCCAGCATGTGACGGCGGCGGCGCGGGCGTTGAACCTGACCCAGTCCGCCGTGAGCAACGCGCTCGCAGCCCTCGAGGAGCGTCATGCAATCCACCTGTTCGACAGGGTCGGACGCGGCGTGGTCCTGAACGAGAATGGTCGGGTGTTCCTGGGCGAGGCGCAGGCCGTGCTGGCGCGGGCCCGTCTTGCCGAGACGACCCTGGCTGATCTGGGCGGTTTACGGCGCGGGCGGCTTGCGGTGTTCGCCAGCCAGACGATCGCAGGCTACTGGCTGCCGGAACAGCTGGTGCGGTTCCATGAGCGCCATCCAGCGGTCGAGCTCGATGTCCAGGTCGGCAACACGCGCGAGGTCGCGCAGGCTGTGCTCGATGGCGCAGCTGAGCTTGGGTTTGTGGAAGGCGAGCTCGACCATCCATTGCTTGAGCAGCAGGATGTCGGACAAGACCGCCTGGTTATACTCGTTCACCCATCACACGCCTGGGCAAACGGCAAACGCCTGCTTGGCCACGACCTAAGCCTGGCCGTCTGGGTGATGCGCGAGCAGGGGTCTGGCACCCGCTCCAGCCTGGAAGCGGCGCTCACGGCAGCGGGCTGCGATCCATCTGCACTCTTGGTGGCAATGACGTTGCCCTCGAACGAAGCGGTCCTGAGCGCAGTGCAAGCCGGTGCCGGTGTGACCGCACTATCGGAACACGTGGCACGTTCAGCGCTGGCAGCAGGGCAGCTTGCTGCGGCTCGGTACAAACTGCCCGAACGGAGATTTCACATGCTTCGACATCGGGATCGCTACAGCAGCCGCGCTGCCGACGCGCTTGTTGCTGCGATAGGCGAGACCGAGAATCAGGCAGGTTCACCGGATCTCGAGCGAGAGCGCAGTTTGGTCCAGGGCCGCCCCGTACGATCGAGGACACCATGTGATTAA
- a CDS encoding chloride channel protein — translation MNRPLSAVAKSRLRRLRRASLFSRRLWLHRIVWWVGAILIGLAAILFADAADQADRLRRMISARNPAWMLLMAPAGLALSAWLTRSAFRGAQGSGIPQTIAALHMRHASSVDRVLSLRIAFGKMLLTVLGILSGASIGREGPTVQVGASIMHALGRALRLSDVAMRRALILAGGAAGISAAFNTPLGGIVFAIEELSHSFEARTSGTMLTAVILSGVTSLALVGNYTYFGHTTATLPIGAGWIAVIACGLVGGVSGGAFSALLVRMSGGLPGRAGSFVRDRPILFAGLCGLVLALIGLASHGTSYGTGYGEARHLVDGSVHFPASFFAWKFAASLVSYCSGIPGGIFAPSLSVGAGIGGWIAVYLPHSPSGAVVLLGMVAYFAAVVQAPLTATVIVMEMTDNQGLTVPLLATSFLAYGVSRLVSRRALYGALAQRFLLAIEPASSIKTSVAMEPEPAHSDRGERDRPSSAPP, via the coding sequence ATGAATCGTCCCTTGTCCGCCGTGGCGAAGTCCCGGCTCCGTCGCCTCCGACGGGCATCCCTGTTTTCACGTCGACTATGGCTACACCGGATCGTGTGGTGGGTTGGCGCCATCCTGATCGGGCTGGCGGCGATCCTGTTCGCCGACGCTGCCGACCAGGCCGACCGTCTGCGCCGGATGATCTCGGCGCGGAATCCAGCCTGGATGCTTTTGATGGCGCCGGCGGGTCTTGCATTGTCAGCCTGGCTGACGCGGAGCGCGTTTCGCGGTGCCCAGGGCAGTGGCATTCCGCAGACTATCGCCGCCCTGCACATGCGGCATGCATCATCGGTCGATCGGGTGCTGTCGCTGCGGATCGCGTTCGGCAAGATGCTGCTCACCGTGCTGGGCATCCTGTCCGGCGCCTCGATCGGCCGCGAAGGTCCGACAGTGCAGGTGGGAGCCTCCATCATGCATGCGCTCGGGCGCGCACTGCGACTTTCGGACGTGGCGATGCGCCGCGCCCTGATCCTGGCGGGGGGCGCCGCGGGCATCTCGGCCGCCTTCAACACCCCGCTCGGCGGCATCGTCTTCGCGATCGAGGAGCTGAGCCACTCCTTCGAGGCCCGCACCAGCGGCACCATGCTGACCGCTGTCATCCTGTCCGGCGTCACGAGCCTCGCGCTGGTCGGCAACTATACCTATTTCGGCCACACCACCGCCACCCTGCCGATCGGCGCCGGATGGATCGCAGTGATCGCTTGCGGCCTGGTCGGCGGCGTTTCCGGCGGCGCGTTCAGTGCCCTGCTGGTCCGCATGTCGGGCGGCCTGCCGGGCCGCGCTGGCAGCTTCGTGCGTGACCGGCCGATCCTGTTCGCCGGCCTGTGCGGCCTGGTTCTGGCGTTGATCGGCCTCGCTTCGCACGGCACCAGCTACGGCACCGGCTATGGCGAGGCGCGCCATCTGGTCGACGGCTCGGTGCATTTCCCCGCCAGCTTCTTCGCCTGGAAGTTTGCTGCCTCGCTGGTGTCCTACTGTAGCGGCATACCAGGCGGGATCTTCGCGCCGTCGCTGTCGGTCGGCGCTGGTATCGGCGGCTGGATCGCCGTCTACCTGCCGCATAGCCCATCTGGTGCCGTAGTGCTGCTCGGCATGGTCGCCTATTTCGCGGCCGTGGTGCAGGCGCCGCTGACCGCAACCGTGATCGTCATGGAGATGACCGACAACCAGGGGCTGACTGTGCCGCTGCTGGCGACATCGTTCCTCGCCTACGGCGTGTCGCGGCTCGTCAGCCGCCGGGCACTGTATGGCGCGTTGGCGCAGCGTTTCCTGCTGGCGATCGAGCCGGCCTCGTCGATCAAGACCAGCGTGGCTATGGAGCCGGAGCCGGCTCACTCAGATCGGGGGGAACGCGATCGGCCGAGCAGCGCCCCGCCTTGA